A genomic region of Caenorhabditis elegans chromosome V contains the following coding sequences:
- the cest-31 gene encoding Carboxylic ester hydrolase (Confirmed by transcript evidence), with protein MGGHLSHLKPKPLLNVLNSTCGPVQGNLYRHGNEEVHGYLGIPYAQPPIGILRFKKPVSADVWTETRDCTKYGPRCPPSGMLYENLQLPNTDIPDEANCLSLNVFCPQWEIKQSAKHPVMIFIHGGGFELSASKDYCDYSLSGTLPLKDVIVVTVNYRVGALGFLTTGDDSCRGNFGLWDLTLALKWVSTHISSFGGDPKNVTLFGQSAGAVCADLLNLSPYSRDLFHKLIIMSGSAHVPFAIRTEENQALVCMEYARSRGFSGSGSAELLEFFENLPIEKLLEKTGLKHTVSIDLSFAPNLDGDFFPKPLEELRRETRKKPVIVGMMEDEGLITAFADGDFTTCEENFKRRVESEYRGDVVENPENVQKNIMNFYTNYCDESEERKLVDYIGHSVYNAGVLLSAESLARAGNCVYFYVFDFWNPDGFGPVGSIVPFKGAAHCSELRYIIGEGVYSKFDANEKDLKMMEYMTTMFTNFAKYGNPNIPGVTNWETYTEGSRHFHIDSTDSEMKDSFQENRCQFLKQIQEQSKRYQHIFYGKK; from the exons ATGGGTGGTCATCTTTCACATCTAAAACCAAAACCACTTCTGAATGTTTTAAACTCGACATGCGGTCCAGTTCAGGGAAACCTTTATCGTCAT gGAAATGAAGAGGTCCATGGTTATTTGGGGATTCCATATGCTCAACCACCAATCGGAATACTTCGATTCAAAAAACCTGTCAGTGCGGACGTTTGGACAGAAACCAGAGATTGCACGAAGTACGGTCCCAGGTGCCCTCCCTCTGGAATGCTCTATGAGAATCTCCAACTGCCGAATACAGACATTCCAGATGAAGCAAACTGTTTGAGTTTGAATGTGTTTTGTCCTCAGTGGGAAATTAAGCAATCG GCAAAACATCCAGTTATGATTTTCATTCACGGTGGTGGTTTCGAGCTTAGTGCATCCAAAGACTATTGTGATTATTCTCTTTCTGG aactcttCCACTGAAAGATGTCATTGTCGTAACTGTGAATTATCGGGTCGGCGCTCTCGGATTCCTTACTACAGGAGATGATTCCTGTCGTGGAAACTTTGGACTATGGGATCTTACTTTGGCTCTGAAATGGGTCTCCACGCATATTTCTTCTTTTGGTGGAGACCCGAAGAACGTGACTCTTTTTGGACAGAGTGCTGGAGCAGTTTGTGCAGATTTGCTCAATTTAAGCCCTTATTCTAGAG atttatttcataaattgaTAATTATGTCCGGAAGTGCTCATGTTCCATTTGCAATTCGAACTGAAGAAAATCAAGCGCTTGTTTGCATGGAATATGCTAGAAGCAGAGGGTTTTCCGGGTCAG GTTCAGCGGAACTCCtggagttttttgaaaacctaccTATCGAGAAACTATTAGAGAAGACGGGATTGAAACATACCGTTTCTATAGATCTATCGTTTGCACCAAATTTGGACGGTGACTTCTTCCCAAAACCACTTGAAGAACTTCGGCgagaaactcgaaaaaagCCGGTCATTGTTGGAATGATGGAAGACGAAGGCCTTATTACag CATTTGCAGACGGAGATTTTACAACTtgtgaagaaaattttaaaagacgAGTTGAATCCGAATACAGAGGTGACGTAGtagaaaatccagaaaatgtgcagaaaaatataatgaatTTTTACACAAATTACTGTGATGAATCGGAGGAAAGAAAACTTGTTGAT TACATTGGACATTCTGTGTACAACGCTGGAGTTCTACTGTCTGCCGAAAGTTTAGCTCGAGCTGGGAACTGTGTGTATTTCTATGTATTCGATTTCTGGAACCCAGATGGTTTTGGACCTGTTGGGAGCATTGTGCCATTTAAAG gTGCTGCACATTGCAGTGAACTACGTTACATTATTGGTGAAGGAGTGTACAGCAAATTTGATGCAAatgaaaaagatttgaaaatgatggaATATATGACTACTATGTTCactaattttgcaaaatatgg AAATCCTAATATACCCGGCGTGACAAACTGGGAAACTTACACCGAAGGAAGTCGACATTTTCACATTGATTCAACTGACAGTGAAATGAAAgacagttttcaagaaaaccgctgccaatttttgaaacaaatacaAGAGCAAAGCAAGCGTTATCAGCACATTTTCTACGGGAAAAAATAA
- the cest-34 gene encoding Carboxylic ester hydrolase (Confirmed by transcript evidence), producing MGGYLSYLKPEPLGTVLNTSCGPVLGNLYRHGDKEVHGYLGMPYAKPPTGEMRFAKPVPADDWTETRDCTKYGPRCPPSGQGLEKGMFVNPDEPDEANGLSVNVFVPGWESSEYKNARPVMVYVHGGGFEISSSREFCDYSISSTLPMKDVILVTMNYRLGILGFFTTGDEVCPGNFGLWDQTLALQWVQKHIASFGGDPNNVTLFGQSAGGACVDLLTLSPHSRDLFQKVVPMSGSAMCEFAMRTAENEAHVFDDILARLGFTGSGSKERLEFMRSLPCDKITGKTGYTYKQSGFMSLCPNYDGDFFPKPLDELRKDASKRILMTGIVGNEGLLFAFDRNTPYKDYTDLLRLKIEEDYKEDVVDDVEGIRKEIFEYYTKNISEGDEEAIMRKAAEFVGDSIFHTGVRATAQNAAEHGDEVWLYNFDYCNPDGFAPLKGYLPYIEPTHGMELRYLFGDGIISKFEPTEEELKMLDKFTTMFANFAKYGNPNETGSSAWEKFDPARPGRHYRISYPNSGMEDEFSGGRWKFLEEIRKKNKSFQQNVYGKKI from the exons ATGGGAGGATATCTTTCATATTTGAAGCCTGAACCACTTGGAACGGTTCTCAATACTTCCTGCGGGCCTGTTCTAGGAAACCTCTATCGtcat GGAGACAAAGAGGTTCATGGATACTTAGGAATGCCATACGCCAAGCCTCCAACGGGCGAAATGCGATTTGCAAAACCAGTCCCCGCGGATGACTGGACAGAAACTAGAGACTGTACTAAATATGGTCCCAGATGCCCACCTTCTGGGCAAGGACTCGAAAAAGGAATGTTCGTGAATCCAGATGAGCCTGATGAGGCAAATGGGCTGTCtgtaaatgtttttgttcCGGGATGGGAGTCCAGTGAATAT aAAAATGCGCGCCCAGTGATGGTATATGTGCACGGTGgtggatttgaaatttcttcatCCAGAGAATTTTGTGATTATTCTATTTCAAG CACTCTTCCAATGAAAGATGTTATCCTTGTCACTATGAATTATCGCCTTGGAATTCTTGGATTCTTTACTACCGGAGATGAAGTTTGTCCTGGAAACTTTGGATTATGGGATCAAACTCTCGCTTTACAATGGGTTCAAAAACATATTGCCTCATTCGGAGGGGACCCAAATAATGTCACACTTTTTGGGCAGAGTGCAGGTGGAGCTTGCGTAGATCTTCTCACGTTGAGTCCGCATTCTAGAG atcttttccaaaaagtggtTCCGATGTCCGGATCAGCGATGTGTGAGTTTGCAATGCGTACTGCAGAAAATGAAGCACACGTTTTTGATGATATTCTGGCCAGGCTAGGTTTTACAGGATCAG GATCAAAAGAAAGACTAGAATTCATGAGAAGCCTGCCATGTGATAAAATTACTGGAAAAACAGGATATACATATAAACAGTCTGGATTCATGAGCTTGTGCCCCAATTACGATGGGGATTTCTTCCCGAAACCATTGGATGAGTTGAGAAAAGATGCTTCAAAACGGATTTTGATGACCGGAATAGTTGGGAACGAGGGGCTTCTGTTTG CATTCGACCGCAATACGCCATACAAAGATTACACGGATCTTTTGAGATTGAAGATAGAAGAAGATTACAAAGAAGACGTCGTAGATGATGTTGAAGGAATTCGtaaagaaattttcgaatactacacaaaaaatatttctgaaggAGATGAAGAAGCCATAATGAGAAAAGCTGCAGAATTTGTTGGAGACTCCATTTTCCATACAGGAGTTCGTGCAACTGCTCAGAATGCCGCAGAGCACGGGGACGAAGTTTGGCTCTATAATTTCGATTACTGCAATCCGGATGGATTCGCTCCACTCAAGGGTTATCTGCCATACATAG AACCAACGCACGGAATGGAGCTTCGGTATCTGTTCGGTGACGGAATAATCAGCAAGTTTGAGCCAACGGAAGAAGAACTCAAGATGCTTGACAAATTCACAACAATGTTCGCTAACTTTGCCAAATACGGAAATCCAAATGAAACTGGCTCCA